The Chryseobacterium aureum genome contains a region encoding:
- the topA gene encoding type I DNA topoisomerase: MSKNLVIVESPAKAKTIQKYLGKDFEVKSSFGHIRDLPKKGMGIDLATFSPDYEVSADKKKLVTELKAAVKKAEMVWLASDEDREGEAIAWHLADELKLKPENRKRIVFHEITKNAILKAIDNPRDIDQNLVNAQQARRVLDRIVGFEMSPVLWKKVKPGLSAGRVQSVAVRLIVEREKEIREFTPKASFKLDGIFLNKTEQEIAAKLKKDFEKEVEAEKFLEQAKTTEFKVLNVETKPGTRSASAPFTTSTLQQEASSRLGYNVTNTMRLAQRLYEEGFITYMRTDSVNLSQEAIEGAKKQIISEYGAEYSSPRNYTTKSASAQEAHEAIRPTDFGVKSVADTQLNRLYQLIYRRTLASQMANAKIEKTVIEIGNASLPHHFEAQGEVIIFDGFLKAYGIVKTEDDDEENNDKLLPKVSVGEVLSYKTITATEKFTRPSARYTEAGLVRKLEELGIGRPSTYAPTIQTIQNREYVDKREIEPHTREVIKMSLAKDKIKKVVLEEKFGGDKNKFVPTDIGEVVNDFLTDNFREILDYGFTARVEESFDEIASGDQKWKEMMTNFYSKFHPRIEDVEENADRATGDRLLGVDPKTGKNVHARIGRFGAMIQIGETDDEEKPIFASLMSGQNIATITFEEALELFKLPFDLSEVDGQPVSVGVGRFGPYVKWGETYISIPKGEDPLSVDQKRAEEIINEKKVADAPIATYKGEPVTKGTGRFGPFIKYKAIFVNVPKKYDFENLSQSDINELIDAKLEKEANRYIQQWEKEKISIENGRWGPFIKFGKAMFKIPKKADDTKYEADELKELSLDEVKKWITDQDPKAFAEKKKPAAKKAGAAKKTAAAKKPAAKKPAAKK, from the coding sequence ATGTCGAAAAATTTAGTAATCGTAGAGTCCCCGGCAAAAGCAAAAACTATTCAGAAATATCTAGGAAAGGATTTTGAAGTGAAATCCAGTTTCGGGCATATCCGGGATCTTCCGAAAAAAGGAATGGGGATAGACCTTGCTACCTTCAGTCCTGATTACGAAGTTTCAGCAGACAAAAAGAAATTGGTAACTGAATTAAAGGCTGCTGTAAAGAAAGCCGAAATGGTATGGCTTGCTTCCGATGAGGACCGCGAAGGAGAGGCCATTGCATGGCATCTGGCAGATGAATTGAAGCTGAAGCCGGAAAACAGAAAAAGAATTGTTTTCCATGAGATTACCAAAAATGCCATTCTAAAAGCAATCGACAATCCAAGAGACATAGATCAGAATCTGGTTAATGCCCAGCAGGCAAGAAGAGTACTGGACAGAATTGTAGGTTTTGAAATGTCCCCCGTTTTATGGAAAAAAGTGAAACCGGGACTTTCTGCAGGAAGAGTACAGTCCGTAGCTGTAAGATTAATCGTTGAAAGAGAAAAAGAAATCCGTGAGTTTACCCCGAAAGCAAGTTTTAAACTGGACGGAATCTTTTTAAATAAAACAGAGCAGGAAATTGCTGCCAAACTGAAAAAAGACTTCGAAAAAGAAGTAGAAGCAGAAAAATTCCTTGAGCAGGCAAAAACTACAGAATTTAAAGTTCTGAATGTTGAAACCAAGCCGGGTACACGGTCCGCTTCAGCTCCCTTTACCACTTCCACATTACAGCAGGAAGCTTCTTCAAGGCTGGGGTACAATGTTACCAATACCATGCGTCTGGCACAAAGACTGTATGAGGAAGGATTCATTACCTATATGAGAACAGACTCCGTAAACCTTTCTCAGGAAGCGATTGAAGGAGCAAAAAAACAAATTATATCAGAATATGGTGCGGAATATTCTTCACCAAGAAATTATACTACAAAGTCTGCTTCAGCACAGGAAGCTCACGAAGCTATCCGCCCTACGGATTTTGGCGTAAAAAGTGTAGCAGATACACAGTTAAACAGATTATATCAGCTAATCTACAGAAGAACACTGGCTTCTCAGATGGCTAATGCCAAAATTGAAAAGACAGTCATTGAAATCGGAAATGCATCATTGCCGCATCATTTTGAGGCACAGGGAGAAGTGATTATATTCGACGGTTTCCTGAAAGCGTACGGTATTGTAAAAACAGAAGATGATGATGAAGAAAACAATGATAAACTTTTACCGAAAGTAAGTGTAGGTGAGGTATTGAGTTATAAAACGATTACCGCTACTGAAAAATTCACAAGACCAAGCGCCCGATATACGGAAGCAGGATTGGTAAGAAAGCTGGAGGAATTGGGAATAGGCAGGCCGTCTACTTATGCGCCTACTATTCAGACTATTCAAAACAGAGAGTACGTCGATAAGAGAGAAATTGAACCGCATACCCGTGAAGTGATCAAAATGTCTTTAGCAAAAGATAAGATCAAAAAAGTAGTTCTTGAAGAAAAATTCGGGGGAGATAAAAATAAATTTGTCCCTACAGATATTGGAGAAGTAGTTAATGATTTTTTAACAGATAACTTCAGAGAAATTCTGGACTATGGTTTCACTGCAAGAGTAGAGGAAAGCTTTGACGAAATTGCCAGCGGAGACCAGAAATGGAAAGAAATGATGACGAATTTCTACTCAAAATTCCACCCAAGAATTGAAGATGTAGAGGAAAATGCAGACCGTGCTACCGGAGACCGTTTGTTAGGAGTAGATCCGAAGACCGGCAAAAATGTTCACGCAAGAATCGGAAGATTTGGTGCAATGATCCAGATTGGAGAAACAGATGATGAAGAAAAACCGATTTTCGCATCGTTAATGTCTGGGCAGAATATTGCAACCATTACTTTTGAAGAAGCATTGGAATTATTCAAACTGCCTTTTGATCTAAGTGAAGTGGATGGGCAGCCGGTTTCTGTTGGAGTTGGAAGATTCGGTCCATATGTGAAATGGGGAGAAACCTATATCAGTATTCCAAAAGGTGAGGACCCGCTTTCTGTAGATCAGAAGCGTGCAGAAGAAATCATCAATGAAAAGAAAGTTGCTGATGCGCCTATTGCCACCTATAAAGGAGAACCGGTAACAAAGGGAACCGGAAGATTCGGCCCTTTTATCAAATACAAAGCTATTTTTGTAAATGTTCCAAAGAAATACGACTTTGAAAATCTTTCACAAAGTGATATCAACGAACTGATTGATGCTAAACTTGAAAAAGAAGCCAACCGATATATCCAGCAGTGGGAAAAAGAAAAAATTTCCATTGAAAACGGAAGATGGGGGCCTTTCATCAAATTCGGGAAAGCCATGTTCAAAATTCCTAAAAAGGCAGATGATACAAAGTATGAAGCGGATGAATTGAAAGAACTTTCTTTAGATGAGGTTAAAAAATGGATTACAGATCAGGATCCGAAAGCCTTTGCAGAAAAGAAAAAACCAGCCGCTAAAAAAGCAGGGGCTGCAAAAAAAACAGCAGCAGCGAAAAAGCCTGCAGCCAAGAAACCGGCGGCCAAGAAATAA
- a CDS encoding glycosyltransferase family 2 protein → MTNVPSKVSVIVPVYNVENYLTKCLDSLVNQSLTDIEIIVVNDGSKDDSEKIIQEFAQKYPGKIKAFTKENGGLSDARNFGIDQATGDYIGFVDSDDYVTGTMFEEMFHLAEKHQAKMVICNIQKVDENGKLVQKLTQLPGMPEKIELGRNFSIFSDISYFACNKLFKKELFLQRRFKKGIHFEDIQLIPQLLLDCETIAQTQNFHYQYLERSDSITKTHTEKGLDMLKAVADVEKVFRESPYSDKKKELKNFQIFEGVYSFLAYLAFVKEEKKFYNMSDQLKLFRKERQINMQDILLYSRFGKNYILSLPLKKKIFYLLFFAGQKKLIRKLI, encoded by the coding sequence ATGACAAATGTTCCCTCAAAAGTATCCGTTATTGTTCCCGTTTATAATGTCGAAAATTATCTGACAAAGTGCCTCGATTCACTGGTGAACCAAAGCCTGACAGATATTGAGATTATTGTAGTGAATGATGGAAGCAAAGACGATTCTGAAAAAATAATCCAGGAATTCGCACAAAAATACCCCGGAAAAATAAAAGCGTTTACCAAAGAAAACGGAGGCTTAAGCGATGCCCGTAACTTTGGAATTGATCAGGCTACCGGAGATTATATTGGTTTTGTAGACAGTGATGACTACGTTACCGGAACCATGTTTGAAGAAATGTTTCATCTGGCAGAAAAGCATCAGGCTAAAATGGTAATCTGTAATATTCAGAAAGTGGATGAAAACGGAAAGTTAGTTCAAAAACTGACACAGCTTCCCGGGATGCCGGAAAAAATAGAGCTTGGTAGAAATTTTTCTATTTTTTCAGATATCAGCTATTTCGCTTGCAATAAACTGTTCAAAAAAGAACTTTTTCTTCAGAGAAGATTTAAGAAAGGAATTCATTTTGAAGATATTCAGCTTATTCCGCAGCTCTTGCTGGATTGTGAGACGATAGCTCAGACCCAGAATTTCCATTATCAGTATCTTGAACGGTCTGATTCTATTACAAAAACTCACACAGAAAAGGGTTTGGATATGCTGAAAGCGGTGGCTGATGTAGAAAAGGTTTTCCGTGAATCCCCATATTCCGATAAAAAAAAGGAGCTGAAAAACTTCCAGATTTTTGAAGGAGTCTATTCTTTTTTGGCCTATCTGGCATTCGTGAAGGAAGAAAAAAAATTCTATAATATGTCAGATCAGCTAAAGCTTTTCCGGAAGGAAAGACAAATAAATATGCAAGATATCTTACTATATAGTCGTTTTGGTAAGAATTATATTTTATCTTTGCCGTTGAAGAAAAAAATTTTTTATCTGTTATTTTTTGCCGGGCAAAAAAAGCTGATAAGAAAACTGATTTAG
- a CDS encoding formimidoylglutamase encodes MDFEDFIISPRNFKTESWQIGNRITKDIREDSIVLLFVSDYRGAGGDAEVQDFTAVRNEFYKLSQMDFEIPVVDLGDLVSGKSVQDTHYILQEVLSACHYKRAIPVIIGGSNDFAFSLFSALNFHQKNINYTQISNIISLQQGETINEYTFLSKIFGAKNFSIKNYHHLGYQKHLNEMDSVRLIKEVEFDIIRLAEMMNSTEKTEPFFRKADLVTVNCDAVESFSEPFSMNPQVNGLNRREICAYMKEIGLSENLRSVGIFNYNIYSENQLNHQLLAQMLWYLIEGINIQHSHPKERHYELFYVLIDDRQYAFKRDTFSNLWYFGDDENIENCIPCSRKDFDEAKKGWLNARLTKI; translated from the coding sequence ATGGATTTCGAAGACTTTATCATTTCACCAAGAAATTTCAAGACGGAAAGCTGGCAGATAGGAAATCGGATTACAAAAGATATCAGGGAAGACAGTATTGTTCTTCTATTTGTATCAGATTACAGAGGGGCCGGCGGAGATGCAGAAGTACAGGACTTTACGGCAGTAAGAAACGAATTTTATAAGCTTTCGCAAATGGATTTCGAAATTCCTGTTGTAGATCTTGGGGATTTGGTATCAGGGAAATCGGTTCAGGATACCCATTATATCTTACAGGAAGTTTTATCGGCTTGTCATTACAAAAGAGCCATTCCTGTGATCATCGGAGGGTCTAATGATTTCGCCTTTTCATTATTTTCTGCTTTGAATTTCCATCAGAAAAACATTAATTACACCCAGATCAGCAATATTATTTCGCTTCAACAGGGCGAAACAATCAATGAATATACTTTTTTAAGCAAAATTTTCGGAGCCAAAAATTTCTCCATCAAAAATTATCATCACTTAGGATATCAGAAACATCTGAATGAAATGGATTCCGTAAGGCTGATTAAAGAAGTGGAGTTCGACATCATCCGCCTTGCTGAAATGATGAATTCTACAGAAAAAACAGAACCTTTCTTCCGAAAAGCAGATCTGGTTACCGTAAATTGTGATGCTGTGGAAAGTTTCAGTGAGCCTTTTTCTATGAATCCCCAGGTAAATGGATTAAACAGAAGGGAAATCTGTGCTTATATGAAAGAAATAGGGTTAAGTGAAAACCTTAGGTCTGTAGGGATTTTTAATTATAATATTTATTCTGAAAACCAGTTGAACCATCAGCTTTTAGCCCAGATGCTGTGGTATCTTATAGAAGGGATTAACATTCAGCATTCTCATCCTAAAGAAAGGCATTATGAACTGTTCTATGTTTTGATAGATGACAGACAATATGCATTCAAGCGTGATACTTTCAGTAATTTGTGGTATTTTGGTGATGATGAAAATATAGAAAACTGCATTCCCTGCTCCCGAAAGGATTTTGATGAAGCCAAAAAGGGCTGGCTGAATGCAAGACTGACGAAAATTTAA
- a CDS encoding T9SS type A sorting domain-containing protein codes for MKKPVLKKIVAIICLVFVCICSINAIEFKKQENLVKKQRLSDQDTIIPRSSDNTAKAGIQRVYFDGKDWAKAPNSYLFDPKQNSEGLYIPVRKAYVMWKYDPFLGGTGVPLGNVTADVLWEDNPGLIKSGAGYLLEITGTGENAKIKVPINKSKEGNAVIALKINDEIFWSWHIWVTDNPENGSTYKSFSGVSRQKSDGTVELIPDSEWRWMDRNLGAVGSSITGREWNKNGGLLYQWGRKDPIPPLALKGNDFYEVSGSIGRVRHRGAKNFTGAVKIDDLRKFVLLSNAEVNNNIKLSVKNPLSLIYVYKNDNSGPAYYNNNAALMVNWFGKSASLPDSRLSELNLWSDNSLGKIGTNYNVDANARPYRDKSSYDPCPNGWRIPSMLVANLASQAYIDDIRIDFSPFGVRTNMGKNTFENNKYHVIKPTDANTPAYMKGFKLYANTGFDLSNVNGFNMGIFPGTGQLGLTVHQGQYTDQHHTGLWTATMMRNFDATPAIGARALFMVPDKGQSDVSDPAFPSVKGRYWYMPLAGGETSGANGCRCIKDPLYMADNYDFPTEFIEPVLEYREGIDNPNTYQMVKSATATNLEIPVSKAFSVQSEMLNNKEILSNSNFNDLKANLLWTTNTGLIGKVIIPDNSPSSLSDISNAKIVVTVNPNQSGNAVITLHNGSITNPVYWSWHIWVTETEIASKKYTTELPNTAVTNYVNYVEKGDVLQTEFMDRNLGGTEAFPVVANPLAPTIDELSAIKNATGLQYQWGRKDPIPSFQYADGTSYTIFLGNTAAGGSVSYTTLTPGDYNTLQGSYIVPFNTYTNASNANVLAADKIADKISKVLLFSVRNPLVYMIPSALAPYSSSTPLYTNGTDWLANEPNLAADRWGRATKKSPFDPCPEGWRIPDLTGVSITSYQDFGITPWYKKDKNVATSYTIASDYSGTRVRNSANATLGYMFSNAAYPVGNYPNAGSRGFRSVTTNQTATGTYSTINFLYPGIWTGALLSNYIGRPVNLLFDAASASNRMIAFHDNNDPYFGMSCRCVKMKFDANGEELGPIPKDQITSLPVFTPSAISVTKKAVETKTIENRIVLLPNPVKDLLYIKAAENKTYQYQIYSISGQRVMAGKFEEGKIDVSALVSGEYLVIINNSEAVIKIIKK; via the coding sequence ATGAAAAAACCAGTATTAAAAAAAATCGTGGCAATTATTTGCTTAGTGTTCGTGTGTATCTGTTCTATAAATGCCATAGAATTTAAAAAACAGGAGAATCTGGTAAAGAAACAAAGGTTAAGTGATCAGGATACGATCATACCCCGAAGTTCTGATAATACTGCAAAAGCAGGCATCCAACGGGTTTATTTTGATGGAAAAGACTGGGCCAAAGCACCTAACAGTTATCTTTTCGATCCCAAACAAAACAGCGAAGGCTTATATATTCCTGTAAGAAAGGCTTATGTCATGTGGAAGTATGATCCGTTTCTCGGAGGTACGGGAGTTCCCTTAGGAAATGTTACTGCAGATGTTCTTTGGGAAGACAATCCGGGGCTTATAAAATCGGGAGCAGGATATCTTCTGGAGATAACGGGTACCGGTGAAAATGCCAAAATAAAAGTTCCCATCAACAAATCCAAAGAAGGAAATGCTGTAATAGCATTAAAAATAAATGATGAAATTTTCTGGTCCTGGCACATTTGGGTGACGGATAATCCTGAAAACGGCTCTACCTATAAAAGCTTTTCCGGAGTGTCAAGACAAAAAAGCGACGGCACTGTAGAGCTGATTCCTGATTCTGAGTGGAGATGGATGGATAGGAATCTCGGGGCAGTGGGAAGCTCTATCACCGGAAGAGAATGGAATAAAAATGGAGGCTTGCTTTACCAGTGGGGCAGAAAGGATCCTATTCCGCCTTTGGCTTTAAAAGGAAATGATTTTTACGAGGTTTCCGGATCAATAGGAAGGGTAAGACATAGAGGGGCTAAAAATTTTACGGGAGCAGTAAAGATTGATGATCTCAGAAAATTTGTCCTGCTTTCAAATGCCGAAGTAAATAATAATATCAAGCTTTCAGTAAAAAATCCGCTGAGTCTTATTTACGTATATAAAAATGATAACTCCGGTCCCGCTTACTATAATAACAATGCTGCCTTGATGGTAAACTGGTTTGGGAAATCAGCATCTCTTCCGGATTCAAGGCTTTCAGAGCTCAATTTATGGTCGGATAATTCTCTGGGAAAAATTGGAACTAATTATAATGTAGATGCTAACGCAAGGCCTTATAGAGATAAATCTTCTTATGACCCCTGTCCTAATGGATGGAGAATTCCTTCCATGCTGGTGGCAAATCTGGCTTCTCAGGCATACATAGATGATATAAGAATAGATTTTTCCCCTTTTGGAGTGAGAACCAATATGGGGAAAAACACTTTTGAAAATAATAAATACCATGTGATAAAACCCACGGATGCCAATACTCCGGCTTATATGAAAGGGTTTAAATTATATGCCAATACAGGGTTTGATCTATCCAACGTCAATGGGTTTAATATGGGGATTTTTCCGGGAACGGGACAACTGGGATTAACAGTTCATCAGGGGCAGTACACAGACCAGCACCATACCGGATTGTGGACGGCTACCATGATGAGGAATTTTGATGCTACACCGGCGATTGGGGCAAGAGCTCTGTTTATGGTTCCTGATAAAGGTCAGTCTGATGTTTCCGATCCCGCTTTTCCTTCAGTAAAAGGAAGATATTGGTATATGCCTTTAGCTGGAGGCGAAACCTCCGGAGCAAACGGATGCAGATGTATAAAAGATCCTTTGTACATGGCGGATAATTATGATTTCCCAACAGAGTTTATTGAGCCTGTTCTTGAATATAGAGAAGGAATTGACAATCCGAATACCTATCAGATGGTAAAAAGTGCAACAGCCACAAACCTGGAGATTCCTGTAAGCAAAGCATTCTCTGTTCAAAGTGAAATGCTTAATAACAAAGAAATCCTTTCCAACAGTAATTTTAATGATTTAAAAGCAAATCTTCTCTGGACAACAAATACAGGGCTTATCGGTAAAGTAATAATACCGGATAATTCACCATCTTCACTATCTGATATTTCAAATGCTAAAATTGTAGTGACCGTTAATCCTAACCAGAGCGGGAATGCCGTAATAACATTGCATAACGGAAGCATTACAAATCCTGTTTACTGGAGCTGGCATATTTGGGTGACTGAAACAGAAATAGCTTCCAAAAAGTACACTACGGAACTCCCTAATACGGCAGTTACGAACTATGTTAATTATGTTGAAAAAGGAGACGTCTTGCAAACTGAATTTATGGACAGGAATCTTGGAGGTACAGAAGCATTTCCGGTAGTTGCTAATCCTCTCGCACCCACCATAGATGAATTATCAGCCATTAAAAATGCTACAGGGCTTCAGTATCAGTGGGGAAGAAAAGATCCCATCCCTTCTTTCCAATATGCGGATGGAACATCTTATACTATATTTTTAGGCAATACAGCTGCTGGTGGTTCGGTAAGCTACACGACCCTTACCCCTGGTGACTATAATACTCTGCAGGGAAGCTATATTGTACCTTTTAATACTTATACCAATGCCTCCAATGCCAATGTTTTAGCTGCTGATAAAATAGCTGATAAAATATCAAAAGTGTTGCTTTTTTCAGTAAGAAATCCACTGGTCTATATGATACCCAGTGCTTTAGCGCCTTACAGTAGTTCCACACCTTTGTATACCAATGGAACAGACTGGCTGGCCAATGAGCCCAATCTGGCTGCTGACAGATGGGGAAGGGCTACTAAAAAGTCACCTTTCGATCCTTGTCCGGAAGGCTGGAGAATTCCTGATCTTACAGGGGTTTCTATTACTTCCTATCAGGATTTTGGAATTACCCCATGGTATAAAAAAGATAAAAATGTGGCAACATCCTATACGATTGCTTCAGATTATTCAGGGACAAGAGTTAGAAATTCCGCCAATGCTACACTGGGATATATGTTCAGTAATGCGGCTTATCCGGTTGGTAACTATCCCAATGCCGGATCAAGAGGATTCCGAAGTGTCACCACCAACCAGACGGCCACGGGAACTTACAGCACAATTAATTTTCTATATCCGGGAATCTGGACGGGAGCTTTACTGTCCAATTACATAGGAAGACCTGTCAACCTGCTTTTTGATGCAGCTTCTGCTTCCAACCGAATGATTGCTTTTCATGACAATAATGATCCCTATTTTGGGATGAGCTGCAGATGTGTAAAAATGAAATTTGATGCGAATGGAGAAGAGTTAGGACCAATTCCTAAAGATCAGATCACTTCCCTGCCCGTATTCACACCTTCAGCCATTTCCGTCACTAAAAAAGCAGTGGAAACAAAGACCATAGAAAATAGAATTGTTTTACTGCCCAATCCTGTAAAAGATCTGCTGTATATAAAAGCAGCTGAAAATAAAACCTATCAATATCAGATCTATTCCATTTCCGGACAGCGGGTGATGGCGGGTAAATTTGAAGAGGGAAAAATAGACGTTTCCGCTCTTGTTTCAGGAGAGTATTTGGTGATCATTAATAATTCCGAAGCTGTTATTAAAATCATCAAAAAGTAA
- a CDS encoding T9SS type A sorting domain-containing protein gives MYKISSILGLFITLNAFAQENLLDISYGLSGGSTDFAFYNGSQMSGGLQIQATTKLPDGKILAVGVNFIARFTSNGLLDTSFFNGSGYKLFSQGNYGRIKPAGDGNYIIMDFGFGNVQKIDADGNFVNGFTPFNQSASYADIDIDQNGRIYLLKYTTSNSGSDYSLLRLLPNGSVDPAFGNGGTLALGFTYRYRKVIVKSNNEIFLAGQKIVAVSDQRIVVTKLQSDGSFDTSFGTSGTFLYSLGQNVDGSAHLMFLDNGKILGFTSGSICNGNNCFGLITYRLNANGTLDTTFKNTGISVTPVQSDSTPVKVVRVPDSTFIISGTGWYNTYALKMDENGNLDNSFGLNGKIITPQMLNKTVYNEGFELYGNSIVLFGIYSIWYGAQTKYVGTARKYFFNAGSLGISEATRKNVKLYPSRVKDFLHVTSNEKIMSYTIYDTNGRKVLHSVYKPEDEINVSYLLSGVYFIDIQTVKERIVSKFVKE, from the coding sequence ATGTACAAAATTTCATCTATTTTAGGGCTTTTCATCACATTAAATGCCTTCGCCCAGGAAAATTTACTGGATATATCTTATGGCCTAAGCGGAGGATCCACAGATTTTGCTTTTTATAATGGTAGCCAAATGTCTGGAGGACTACAGATACAGGCGACAACCAAACTTCCTGACGGAAAAATTTTAGCTGTAGGCGTTAACTTTATTGCCCGTTTTACTTCTAACGGTTTACTAGATACTTCATTCTTCAATGGTTCAGGATACAAACTGTTTTCACAGGGGAATTATGGGCGTATAAAACCTGCAGGAGACGGTAATTATATTATCATGGATTTTGGATTTGGGAATGTTCAGAAAATAGATGCAGATGGAAATTTTGTAAATGGCTTTACTCCTTTTAACCAGTCAGCGTCCTATGCTGATATAGATATTGATCAGAACGGAAGAATTTATCTTCTGAAATATACAACTAGCAACTCCGGTTCAGATTACAGCCTCCTGCGCCTTCTTCCCAACGGAAGTGTGGATCCTGCTTTTGGAAATGGAGGAACGCTGGCTCTGGGCTTTACTTATCGATACAGAAAAGTAATAGTAAAAAGCAATAACGAAATCTTTTTAGCCGGTCAGAAAATTGTTGCTGTGAGCGATCAAAGAATCGTTGTGACAAAACTTCAGTCTGACGGAAGTTTTGATACCTCATTTGGAACTTCGGGAACTTTTCTATATTCCCTGGGCCAGAACGTGGACGGGAGTGCTCATTTGATGTTTCTGGATAATGGTAAAATACTAGGGTTTACTTCAGGAAGCATTTGTAATGGGAATAATTGTTTTGGACTTATTACGTACCGCCTGAATGCAAACGGAACTTTGGATACAACATTTAAAAACACAGGAATAAGCGTTACTCCTGTTCAGTCTGATTCTACTCCTGTGAAAGTGGTACGCGTTCCGGATAGTACGTTCATCATCTCAGGAACGGGCTGGTATAATACCTATGCGTTGAAGATGGATGAAAACGGTAATCTGGATAATTCTTTTGGATTAAACGGTAAAATCATTACCCCGCAAATGTTGAACAAAACTGTATACAACGAAGGATTCGAATTATATGGAAATTCTATTGTATTATTTGGGATTTATTCAATCTGGTACGGTGCACAAACAAAATATGTAGGGACAGCCCGTAAATATTTTTTTAATGCAGGCAGCCTTGGAATTTCTGAAGCCACCCGGAAAAACGTGAAGTTATATCCAAGTCGTGTTAAAGATTTTCTGCACGTTACATCAAATGAAAAAATAATGAGCTATACTATTTATGATACCAATGGACGTAAGGTACTGCATTCAGTCTATAAGCCAGAAGATGAAATTAATGTAAGCTATTTGTTGTCAGGAGTTTATTTTATTGATATCCAAACAGTAAAAGAAAGGATTGTATCAAAATTTGTGAAAGAATAA
- a CDS encoding glycosyltransferase family 4 protein, with product MKNFELFLSGSGIPIFYVKIGLGFVFSFLITFFSIPTIVKISRRKNLMDEPGIRSSHLREIPNLGGIAIFYSIGICASIFAYELFDLYKFLFASLIILLYVGVMDDIVVMRAYKKLVAQIIVSLLVVIGSDIRIRSLFGILGIYELNYIVSVVFSITTFIILINAFNLIDGIDGLAGGYSIICSACFGISYYRLGEYNYPLVILSIIIIGTVLAFLYYNLSNYRTLKIFMGDTGSMLLGFLLAFTSICFIDIFIDKNLAGVPRYHLQSAPVIAVAILILPIVDTLNVIFIRLYNKKSPFDADKNHIHHKLLKLNLTHRRSTFYIILFYLMIVGIAYYLRHIDVNLLLLVILSLGFLGAYLPDLLYRLKNKKVNN from the coding sequence ATGAAAAATTTTGAATTGTTCTTAAGCGGATCGGGAATACCTATTTTCTATGTAAAAATAGGACTGGGGTTTGTATTCTCCTTTTTAATAACTTTTTTCTCTATTCCTACCATTGTTAAGATCTCAAGAAGAAAGAATCTGATGGATGAGCCTGGAATAAGAAGCTCTCACCTTAGGGAAATTCCCAATCTCGGGGGAATTGCCATCTTTTATTCAATCGGAATCTGTGCCTCTATTTTCGCTTACGAGCTGTTTGATCTCTACAAGTTTTTGTTTGCTTCACTCATCATCCTGCTCTATGTGGGCGTAATGGATGATATTGTCGTGATGAGGGCTTACAAGAAATTGGTCGCTCAGATTATTGTATCATTGCTTGTCGTCATTGGCTCAGATATCAGAATCCGAAGCCTTTTCGGAATACTGGGAATATATGAATTAAACTATATTGTAAGTGTTGTCTTCAGCATCACTACCTTTATTATCCTCATTAATGCTTTCAATCTGATTGATGGGATAGACGGTCTGGCAGGCGGATATTCCATTATCTGCAGCGCCTGTTTTGGAATAAGCTATTACCGTTTGGGGGAATATAATTATCCTTTGGTTATATTATCCATCATCATTATCGGAACTGTACTGGCATTTTTGTACTATAATCTTTCGAATTACCGTACCCTTAAAATATTCATGGGGGATACCGGATCTATGCTGCTGGGCTTTTTGCTGGCCTTTACTTCTATTTGTTTTATAGATATTTTTATAGATAAAAACCTGGCTGGCGTGCCTCGGTATCATCTTCAGTCTGCACCGGTAATCGCCGTTGCAATCCTGATTCTGCCTATTGTGGATACCTTAAATGTAATTTTTATCAGACTTTACAATAAGAAGTCACCATTCGATGCAGATAAAAATCATATTCACCATAAGTTGCTGAAACTGAACCTTACCCATAGAAGATCTACCTTTTATATCATTCTTTTTTATCTGATGATTGTAGGAATAGCTTACTATTTGAGACATATTGATGTAAATTTACTATTATTGGTGATTCTTTCTTTAGGTTTTTTAGGCGCTTATCTGCCTGATTTATTATATCGATTAAAAAACAAAAAAGTTAACAATTAA